In Clostridium sp., one DNA window encodes the following:
- a CDS encoding MFS transporter has product MKDFGEKKKFVLSKSLVLLMAVACGVCVANLYYIQPLESQIAGAFSVSQSSAGIAATVTQIGYALGLLFIVPLGDMCERRSLILRMLVLVVLSLIVTAFSQNYFVMLLSMFAIGLTTIVPQIIVPYAAHLSPEGQEGKIIGNVMVVFLLEFCSHVPLVE; this is encoded by the coding sequence TTGAAAGATTTTGGAGAGAAAAAGAAGTTTGTTTTAAGTAAATCACTAGTTTTGCTGATGGCAGTTGCCTGCGGAGTCTGTGTTGCAAATTTGTACTATATTCAACCACTTGAATCACAGATTGCGGGTGCCTTTTCCGTATCACAGAGTTCGGCAGGAATAGCAGCTACAGTCACTCAGATTGGATATGCCCTTGGACTTTTATTTATAGTGCCCCTGGGAGATATGTGCGAAAGACGTTCACTTATACTGCGAATGTTGGTTTTGGTAGTTTTATCCCTGATTGTAACTGCATTTTCACAAAATTATTTTGTCATGCTTTTATCCATGTTTGCAATAGGTCTTACCACCATTGTTCCGCAGATTATTGTTCCCTATGCTGCTCACCTTTCACCGGAAGGTCAGGAGGGCAAGATTATAGGAAATGTTATGGTGGTCTTCTTATTGGAATTTTGCTCTCACGTACCTTTAGTGGAGTAA
- a CDS encoding ABC transporter permease — MTFTSILKSELMKYKRSILWKGVFFIPVLSFLLLTADLHVRYSFLMAEEHIKSLYDLGIYDRIGALIYESHASTLWFILLNLSIVVVAVIVNYMEYSEKTWKQIISRPVERSKIYLSKWIVVLAAAFILVILNGIFLIIIKNLFHIDGSYRLIFNYIGFELCTVLGVVGFEQFISCYMENSLAAAAVGFAGSIGAYMLAQSKFLSYVVPYANVLLAMPTGDKSDAQRAAFFGIASGILWLVIGVLEFDKRDIK, encoded by the coding sequence ATGACATTTACTTCAATTTTAAAATCCGAGCTTATGAAATACAAAAGGTCGATACTCTGGAAGGGTGTATTTTTCATTCCGGTTCTCTCTTTTTTACTTTTGACCGCGGATTTGCACGTGAGATATAGTTTTTTAATGGCAGAGGAGCATATAAAATCCCTGTATGATCTTGGAATTTATGACAGGATAGGAGCACTTATTTATGAGAGCCATGCCTCTACCTTGTGGTTTATTCTACTAAATTTATCCATTGTTGTAGTGGCGGTTATTGTAAATTATATGGAATACAGTGAGAAAACCTGGAAACAGATAATATCAAGGCCCGTTGAAAGAAGCAAGATTTATTTGTCCAAGTGGATTGTAGTGCTTGCAGCTGCATTTATCCTGGTGATTTTAAACGGTATATTTCTGATAATTATAAAAAACTTGTTCCATATTGACGGAAGTTACAGATTGATTTTCAATTATATAGGATTTGAGCTGTGTACAGTTTTAGGAGTGGTGGGTTTTGAGCAGTTTATAAGCTGTTACATGGAGAACTCACTGGCAGCTGCGGCCGTGGGTTTTGCGGGAAGCATAGGGGCCTATATGCTTGCGCAGAGTAAATTTCTCTCCTATGTGGTTCCCTATGCCAATGTATTGCTGGCGATGCCTACGGGAGATAAAAGCGACGCCCAGAGAGCAGCTTTTTTTGGGATAGCTTCAGGGATACTATGGCTTGTAATAGGGGTTCTGGAATTTGATAAAAGGGATATAAAATAG
- a CDS encoding HAMP domain-containing sensor histidine kinase: MKIRNKIKTNWNITTRFLVTLIFIVIIELFINLLFWNQIILYTKENFTAPTPEKFTLNFSKYMAFKNGIPFVKEEGIRQIQENNVWIQIVDENFREVYSFKKPSTVPVKYIPIKFAHIYKYDIANSSIFIGEKKYGSRNFSYIIGFPLNRVAKHTLVFNPSSLRSFFWNGVLLLLGMDILVAVIISYFVFGKKMGKPLQNIVNGIDELSKGAYGTNYQEKGVYKGVFSNLNNLGKTLGENKKKREELDKIRSTWISSISHDLKTPLSSIKGYAEIMKDPDYTFSKDEIQQYSEIIYNKSTYIQSLIQDLNLTYKLKNKAIPLKKEEANMTLLLQNTIIEILNNPLYSNKNVNFYPENENIKAFVDKKFLRRALINLILNAIIHNKDNVQIDISIYKKDKIHITIKDNGRGIPEKDLNYVFERYYRGTNTSSSTEGSGLGMAISKQIIDAQGGSINIESTLGEGTTISIIL; the protein is encoded by the coding sequence ATGAAAATCAGAAACAAAATCAAAACCAATTGGAATATCACTACAAGATTTCTTGTAACACTGATATTCATAGTTATAATTGAATTATTTATAAATCTGCTTTTCTGGAATCAGATAATTCTGTATACCAAGGAAAACTTTACCGCTCCCACCCCGGAGAAATTCACATTGAATTTCTCCAAATATATGGCCTTTAAAAATGGAATACCCTTTGTAAAAGAAGAAGGTATAAGACAAATTCAAGAAAACAATGTCTGGATTCAAATAGTAGATGAAAATTTCCGGGAAGTCTATTCTTTTAAAAAACCCAGTACAGTTCCCGTTAAATATATTCCCATAAAATTTGCCCATATCTACAAATACGACATAGCCAACTCTTCCATATTTATAGGCGAAAAGAAATATGGAAGCAGGAACTTTTCCTATATAATAGGTTTCCCTCTAAACAGGGTGGCAAAACACACCCTTGTCTTCAATCCCTCTTCACTGAGAAGTTTTTTCTGGAATGGAGTTCTGCTGTTATTGGGTATGGATATACTGGTGGCAGTAATTATATCTTATTTTGTATTTGGAAAGAAGATGGGAAAACCACTTCAAAACATAGTCAACGGCATAGATGAACTTTCAAAGGGCGCTTATGGAACTAATTACCAGGAAAAAGGTGTCTATAAAGGCGTTTTTTCAAACTTAAACAATCTAGGCAAAACTCTCGGAGAAAACAAGAAAAAAAGAGAAGAACTGGATAAGATAAGATCTACCTGGATTTCCTCCATATCCCATGACCTGAAAACTCCACTATCCTCCATAAAGGGCTATGCCGAAATAATGAAAGACCCTGACTATACTTTTTCCAAAGATGAGATTCAGCAGTACTCGGAGATAATATACAATAAATCCACCTACATACAGTCATTAATCCAGGATTTAAACTTAACTTACAAATTAAAAAACAAAGCCATACCCCTAAAAAAGGAAGAGGCAAACATGACCCTGCTTTTACAAAATACAATCATAGAAATTTTAAACAATCCCCTTTATTCAAATAAAAATGTGAATTTCTACCCTGAAAATGAAAATATAAAAGCTTTCGTAGATAAAAAATTTTTAAGAAGGGCGCTGATCAATTTAATTTTAAATGCCATAATTCACAACAAGGACAACGTGCAGATTGACATTTCAATTTACAAGAAAGATAAAATCCATATTACAATAAAAGATAATGGCAGAGGTATACCTGAAAAAGATCTGAATTATGTTTTTGAAAGATATTACAGAGGGACAAATACCAGTTCTTCCACCGAAGGCTCAGGTCTTGGCATGGCAATATCCAAGCAGATAATAGATGCACAAGGCGGAAGTATAAATATAGAAAGTACTCTGGGTGAAGGTACAACTATAAGTATAATTTTATAG
- a CDS encoding LysR family transcriptional regulator, which produces MDLQVLKIFQMVAKMGSISKAARELNYAQSNISTKIQQLESYMETSLFYRHNRGVTLSVKGHMLLKYTEKIFRLIDETTSAVKEDNIPRGPLRIGSMETTAAVHLPKLLSIYHKNYPNVDLTLKTGTTEKNIREILEYNLDGAFVMGPINHPELVQKTVFDENLVFITDTAQPAISSMGDIQTRTLLVFPVGCSYRKILEQLLYNEGLIPNKIIEFDSLGAIISSVCSGLGVTLLPLSVVERYVQAGTLKCHTIQNLCTSVPTVFIYRKDKFMSSSLIKFMDIFGNEL; this is translated from the coding sequence ATGGATTTACAAGTCTTAAAGATTTTTCAGATGGTTGCTAAGATGGGAAGTATTTCAAAAGCGGCACGAGAACTTAATTATGCACAGTCTAATATTTCTACTAAAATTCAGCAGCTGGAATCTTACATGGAAACTTCATTATTTTACAGGCATAATCGAGGTGTTACATTGTCGGTCAAGGGGCATATGTTACTTAAATACACTGAGAAAATATTCCGTCTTATAGATGAGACTACTAGTGCAGTAAAAGAGGATAATATTCCAAGAGGACCTTTACGTATAGGATCCATGGAGACAACCGCAGCAGTCCATTTACCAAAGCTGCTTTCAATATATCACAAGAATTATCCCAATGTGGATTTGACCTTAAAGACAGGAACAACTGAAAAAAATATTCGAGAAATTCTTGAATATAATTTGGATGGTGCTTTTGTAATGGGCCCAATTAATCATCCTGAATTGGTTCAAAAAACGGTTTTTGATGAAAATCTGGTATTTATTACAGATACAGCACAGCCTGCTATTTCATCTATGGGAGATATTCAGACTCGAACTTTACTAGTATTTCCTGTAGGGTGCTCTTATCGAAAAATATTAGAACAATTGCTGTACAATGAAGGATTGATACCAAATAAAATTATAGAATTCGATTCACTTGGGGCTATTATTTCCAGTGTGTGTTCAGGTTTAGGTGTAACCCTGCTCCCATTATCCGTAGTAGAAAGGTATGTACAAGCTGGTACGCTCAAATGCCATACTATCCAAAATTTATGTACAAGTGTACCAACAGTATTTATTTATCGAAAAGATAAGTTTATGTCCAGCTCGTTGATAAAATTTATGGATATCTTCGGTAATGAACTTTAG
- a CDS encoding MarR family winged helix-turn-helix transcriptional regulator, producing MDRKFYADKLPGKLLDVINRFNETDKKARNFGTDTVLHLSEIHLVEFIGDNEKLSVSEIARRNNITKGAVSQTLIRLEGKKLIVKALNPENKSQAVVLLTKKGWTAYCEHKKYHENINRVILSCVQDKSGKDMEAIYSFLEQLEKLL from the coding sequence ATGGATAGAAAATTTTATGCAGATAAATTACCTGGAAAGTTATTGGATGTCATAAACCGTTTTAATGAAACTGATAAAAAGGCGAGAAATTTTGGTACGGATACAGTGCTTCACCTTTCAGAAATTCATCTTGTTGAGTTCATAGGCGACAACGAAAAACTTTCCGTGTCAGAAATAGCCAGGAGGAACAATATTACAAAAGGTGCGGTTTCACAAACGCTCATTAGATTGGAGGGTAAAAAATTAATTGTAAAGGCACTGAATCCGGAAAATAAATCCCAGGCTGTTGTTTTACTGACTAAAAAGGGATGGACAGCTTATTGCGAACACAAAAAATATCATGAAAACATCAACAGAGTTATTTTGTCCTGTGTACAGGATAAGTCCGGGAAGGACATGGAAGCTATCTATAGTTTTTTAGAGCAGCTGGAGAAACTTCTTTGA
- a CDS encoding phosphoribosylaminoimidazolecarboxamide formyltransferase, protein MKNNELILKYGCNPHQKPARVYMKKGELPFRIINGKPGYINLMDALNSWQLVKELKNTTGIASAASFKHVSPAGAAVAVQLDDILKKVYAAGDEELSPAATAYCRARGADRMSSYGDFAALSDEVDLSTAKVLKSAVSDGIIAPAYSKEALEVLKKKKRGNYCIIQIDRDYEPCEMEKREIFGVTFEQKRNNAIITDELLKNIVTKRKDLTQNAKRDLLISMITLKYTQSNSVCFVLDGQVIGVGAGQQSRIHCTRLAGSKADVWFLRQHPSVLSLPFRDGLKKAEKDNAIDQYLRNDVTEEETRHWKDVFTEVPRKLTEEEKKNWISKLKGVSLGSDAFFPFRDNIDRASKSGVEYIVEPGGSIRDDAVIEACNDYNMVMAFSDLRLFHH, encoded by the coding sequence ATGAAAAATAATGAACTTATATTAAAGTATGGTTGTAATCCACATCAGAAACCTGCCAGGGTTTATATGAAAAAAGGAGAACTTCCATTTAGAATTATAAATGGCAAGCCCGGATATATAAATCTCATGGATGCACTTAATTCATGGCAGCTTGTAAAGGAATTGAAAAATACTACAGGTATTGCAAGTGCGGCCTCTTTTAAACATGTAAGTCCTGCCGGTGCTGCAGTTGCAGTGCAGCTTGATGACATACTGAAGAAGGTATATGCGGCTGGGGATGAGGAGCTTTCGCCTGCAGCTACTGCATATTGCAGGGCGAGAGGTGCCGATAGAATGTCTTCTTATGGAGATTTTGCGGCTTTAAGTGATGAAGTTGATTTATCTACGGCTAAAGTATTAAAAAGTGCTGTTTCTGATGGAATAATTGCGCCGGCCTATAGTAAGGAGGCTCTTGAAGTTTTAAAGAAGAAAAAGAGAGGAAATTACTGCATAATTCAAATTGACAGAGATTATGAACCCTGTGAAATGGAGAAAAGAGAAATATTTGGAGTAACCTTTGAGCAGAAAAGGAATAACGCAATTATAACAGATGAACTTTTGAAAAATATAGTAACAAAAAGAAAAGATCTCACTCAAAATGCAAAGAGAGATCTCTTAATATCAATGATTACACTTAAGTATACTCAATCCAATTCTGTATGTTTTGTGCTTGATGGACAGGTGATTGGAGTTGGTGCAGGACAGCAGTCGAGAATTCACTGCACAAGACTTGCCGGATCAAAAGCAGACGTATGGTTTTTAAGACAGCATCCTTCAGTCTTATCACTTCCATTTAGAGACGGACTTAAAAAAGCTGAGAAAGATAATGCAATAGATCAGTATCTTCGTAATGATGTAACAGAAGAGGAGACACGACACTGGAAAGATGTATTTACTGAAGTTCCAAGAAAGCTTACGGAAGAGGAGAAGAAAAATTGGATTTCAAAACTTAAAGGAGTTTCTCTAGGCTCTGATGCATTTTTCCCATTTAGGGATAACATAGACAGGGCATCTAAAAGCGGGGTTGAGTACATTGTTGAGCCAGGCGGTTCCATAAGAGATGATGCTGTGATAGAAGCCTGCAATGATTATAATATGGTAATGGCCTTTTCAGATTTAAGGCTGTTTCATCATTAG
- a CDS encoding class I SAM-dependent methyltransferase gives MNVKQPDYGNWVPLKIIYVLGILSIVMICISIVSFGKFSFLMNLPVYILWILRILALAITLIVMAFLLYMLISRYLFSYNGGAVSSKILDYVLGHLQWDGSGKLLDIGCGSGAMTIKAAKKYQRAKLVGIDYWGIEWDYGEAQCRRNASLERIDDRIDFIRGDAAALPFEDEYFDAAVSNFVFHEVKSQKDKRLVVKEALRVVKKGGTFAFHDLFLDKKLYGDIDEFVEELKKDNVSEIAIIKSEDEINIPRILKLPFMLGSIALIYGKK, from the coding sequence ATGAATGTCAAACAACCTGATTATGGGAACTGGGTTCCTCTAAAAATCATATATGTACTAGGTATCTTGTCTATTGTAATGATATGTATCAGCATAGTTAGTTTTGGAAAGTTTTCATTTTTGATGAATTTACCTGTCTATATTTTATGGATCCTTCGAATACTTGCTTTGGCAATTACACTCATTGTTATGGCATTTTTGCTTTATATGCTGATCTCCCGGTACTTGTTTTCTTATAATGGAGGGGCTGTTTCTTCAAAAATACTGGATTATGTACTTGGACATCTACAATGGGACGGGAGCGGAAAACTTCTGGATATCGGCTGTGGAAGCGGGGCAATGACTATAAAGGCGGCAAAAAAGTATCAAAGGGCAAAACTTGTGGGAATTGATTATTGGGGAATAGAATGGGATTATGGAGAGGCACAGTGCAGACGAAATGCCAGCCTTGAAAGAATTGATGACAGAATTGATTTTATAAGAGGTGATGCGGCAGCCCTTCCATTTGAAGATGAATATTTTGACGCTGCCGTAAGCAATTTTGTATTTCATGAGGTAAAGAGCCAGAAAGATAAAAGATTGGTGGTGAAAGAGGCTCTCAGAGTAGTTAAAAAGGGAGGGACTTTTGCCTTCCACGATCTTTTCCTGGATAAAAAACTTTATGGGGATATAGATGAATTTGTTGAAGAATTGAAAAAGGATAATGTATCTGAAATTGCAATTATAAAGTCAGAAGATGAGATAAATATACCCAGGATACTTAAACTTCCTTTTATGTTGGGCAGTATAGCACTGATCTACGGCAAAAAGTAA
- a CDS encoding ABC transporter permease: MKSIYKVELLKLKHSKILNIVMFVPLFFVILGLTNFLRYKELFTSKGQNVWNQVYTQSSLFYGLFIIGLFITIVTAVLVRIENSGDNFKWMLTLPVEREQLYRAKLLVSCGIVFLNLVLFMILTILAGLIIAPQNQSMPQELIYAPLLCIIASLPVIAVQYYLSMKYNNIAVPLGVGLVFSLPAVLIDNTRYWMFFPWDYPGRVLVGAANASFNFPLYMYAVSVVLFIMFTLIGAHEFKSRDI, encoded by the coding sequence ATGAAAAGTATATATAAAGTGGAATTATTGAAATTGAAGCACTCCAAAATATTGAATATAGTTATGTTTGTTCCATTGTTTTTTGTTATATTGGGTCTTACAAATTTTTTGAGATATAAAGAGCTTTTTACCTCAAAAGGACAAAATGTATGGAATCAGGTGTATACTCAGAGCTCACTTTTCTATGGATTGTTTATTATAGGGCTTTTTATTACCATAGTGACGGCTGTTCTGGTGAGAATAGAAAACAGCGGGGATAATTTTAAGTGGATGCTGACATTGCCCGTAGAAAGAGAACAGCTTTATAGGGCAAAACTTCTTGTTAGCTGCGGCATAGTATTTTTAAATCTTGTGCTGTTTATGATACTTACAATTCTAGCCGGTCTGATTATAGCGCCGCAGAATCAGAGTATGCCCCAAGAGTTAATATATGCTCCGTTACTTTGCATTATAGCTTCACTGCCTGTTATAGCAGTTCAGTATTATCTGAGTATGAAATACAATAATATTGCTGTGCCGTTAGGCGTTGGGCTGGTATTTTCTCTGCCTGCAGTTTTAATTGACAATACCAGGTACTGGATGTTTTTTCCCTGGGATTATCCGGGCAGGGTATTGGTAGGTGCAGCAAATGCAAGTTTCAATTTCCCGCTTTATATGTATGCGGTATCTGTTGTTTTGTTTATAATGTTTACGCTCATTGGTGCACATGAATTTAAAAGCAGGGATATATAG
- a CDS encoding nitrogenase component 1, with translation MALTMPDTVFIIHGPVGCGSQTHTSNFLTRSGTKVRGKVPKSLIWLSTNLNEKEIIDGGEDKLKETIKEADKRYRSVAIIVMNTCSPSMIGDDIEEVVKITQEVVNAKIIPMHCEGIKSPVVANAYDTYYHGIGRNLDLSSGHSHNANNFKRKIVNLFNFGSLTYPDEVEIGRLLETLGLEVRIFPDFVYPKDFANLSEAALNISLCNVHNDYFLKFLKQKFDIPYVIHNMPVGIKNTSEWLMTVAKQFNLEEKAGKIIAVEENEIFSAVEKWTKSSI, from the coding sequence ATGGCACTTACAATGCCGGATACTGTGTTTATAATTCATGGCCCTGTTGGGTGTGGCTCCCAGACTCATACATCAAATTTTTTAACTAGGTCTGGAACAAAGGTAAGGGGAAAAGTTCCTAAATCTTTAATATGGTTATCTACAAATCTGAATGAAAAAGAAATTATTGACGGTGGTGAAGATAAATTAAAGGAAACAATAAAAGAGGCAGATAAGCGTTATAGGTCGGTGGCTATTATCGTTATGAATACTTGTTCTCCAAGTATGATTGGTGATGATATTGAAGAGGTGGTAAAAATAACTCAGGAAGTTGTGAATGCGAAAATAATACCAATGCATTGTGAAGGTATTAAATCTCCGGTGGTGGCAAATGCCTATGATACCTATTATCATGGAATAGGTCGTAATTTGGATCTCTCCTCTGGTCATTCCCATAATGCAAATAATTTCAAGAGAAAAATTGTCAATTTATTTAATTTTGGATCATTAACTTATCCGGATGAAGTTGAAATTGGAAGGCTATTAGAAACTTTGGGCCTTGAGGTAAGAATATTTCCGGATTTTGTATACCCTAAAGATTTTGCAAATTTGTCCGAGGCTGCGTTGAATATAAGCCTTTGTAATGTACATAATGATTATTTCTTAAAATTCCTAAAGCAAAAATTTGATATACCATATGTAATTCATAATATGCCAGTTGGGATAAAAAATACAAGTGAATGGTTAATGACAGTTGCGAAACAGTTTAATCTTGAAGAAAAAGCCGGCAAAATAATTGCAGTTGAAGAAAATGAAATTTTTTCTGCAGTAGAGAAATGGACCAAGTCAAGTATTTGA
- a CDS encoding response regulator transcription factor gives MQDQILDRKILLIDDEVELLKLMETVLRKEGFRRIFKGKNGSEGIKICRNEKPDIVVLDIMMPDMDGFEVCRNIRNFSFVPIIFLSAKSEDVDKILALGMGADDYVTKPFSPKEVAFRIKAHLRRNIYIKNEMSMKKKKISFGDITIDPAKGEVSKSGKNITLTPKEYHLLCYMAQNANQILTKQMICSEVWKDSYEGYDNTIMVHIRKLRQKLEDNPSSPKYIITAKGLGYKLKIQ, from the coding sequence ATGCAGGATCAAATTTTAGATAGAAAGATACTTTTAATAGATGATGAAGTTGAGCTTTTAAAGCTGATGGAGACGGTCCTTAGAAAAGAAGGCTTCAGGAGAATATTCAAAGGAAAAAATGGATCAGAGGGTATAAAAATATGCAGAAACGAAAAACCTGACATAGTAGTTCTGGACATAATGATGCCGGATATGGACGGATTTGAAGTGTGCAGAAATATAAGGAATTTTTCTTTTGTGCCTATTATCTTTCTGTCTGCAAAATCTGAAGATGTAGATAAAATACTTGCCCTGGGAATGGGTGCGGACGATTATGTAACCAAACCTTTCAGTCCAAAGGAGGTGGCTTTCAGGATCAAGGCACATTTGCGTAGAAATATATATATTAAAAATGAAATGTCAATGAAAAAGAAAAAGATAAGCTTCGGAGACATAACAATTGACCCTGCAAAAGGCGAAGTGTCAAAGTCAGGTAAAAATATAACACTTACTCCCAAGGAATATCACCTGTTATGTTACATGGCCCAAAATGCCAATCAAATTCTAACCAAACAGATGATATGCAGTGAAGTCTGGAAAGACAGCTATGAGGGATATGACAACACAATTATGGTTCATATAAGAAAACTAAGGCAAAAATTAGAAGACAATCCTTCCAGTCCAAAATACATAATTACAGCCAAAGGCCTGGGTTATAAGCTGAAAATTCAATGA
- a CDS encoding PadR family transcriptional regulator yields MDKELLKGSIDILILLLILNSDKYGYEIAKIIKINTNNMYQMQEGTLYPALKRLEQKKLIESYWQNSPNKIKRKYYKITENGRIELAFKLKCWDRIDNLIKTFINEREGI; encoded by the coding sequence TTGGATAAGGAACTTTTAAAAGGAAGCATAGATATTTTAATACTTCTTCTAATTCTAAATAGCGATAAATATGGCTACGAAATTGCAAAAATAATAAAAATAAATACAAATAATATGTATCAAATGCAAGAAGGTACTCTCTATCCAGCATTAAAAAGATTAGAACAAAAGAAGTTAATAGAATCCTATTGGCAAAATTCTCCTAATAAAATAAAAAGAAAATACTATAAAATAACTGAGAATGGCAGAATAGAATTAGCCTTTAAATTAAAATGTTGGGATCGTATAGATAATTTAATTAAAACCTTTATAAATGAGAGGGAGGGTATATGA
- a CDS encoding CDP-alcohol phosphatidyltransferase family protein: MCKIIKFIPDGITAARIIMSILFVSNILEQFKYGRQKTLSLIVIFLCICISDFIDGYIARKFNCTSAEGAKFDILADLFFLGSSYITLVVLRILPLWFLIFICLKFVEFLCTSNFIKRHDRLSIHPFIFDRLGRIVAVMFFIVPGAACIFNVFTYGNSENGVNLLLYIILVLGLLSSYFRIRNCFKLLSD, from the coding sequence TTGTGTAAAATAATTAAATTTATACCTGACGGTATTACTGCAGCAAGGATAATTATGTCCATTTTATTTGTATCAAATATTTTGGAACAGTTTAAATATGGGCGGCAGAAAACTTTGAGCCTGATAGTTATATTTTTGTGCATATGCATATCCGATTTTATCGATGGTTATATTGCAAGAAAGTTCAACTGTACTTCAGCAGAAGGTGCCAAATTTGATATTCTTGCTGATTTGTTTTTCCTGGGCTCATCTTATATAACTTTAGTGGTTTTGAGGATATTGCCTTTATGGTTTCTAATATTTATATGTCTCAAATTTGTAGAATTTTTATGTACTTCAAATTTTATAAAAAGGCATGACAGATTATCAATACATCCATTTATTTTTGACAGGCTGGGAAGAATTGTGGCAGTTATGTTCTTTATTGTACCAGGTGCAGCCTGTATTTTTAATGTGTTCACATATGGCAACTCTGAAAATGGGGTAAATCTTTTATTGTATATTATTCTGGTATTGGGACTATTGTCTTCATATTTTAGAATAAGGAACTGTTTTAAATTATTATCTGATTGA
- a CDS encoding ABC transporter ATP-binding protein yields the protein MEENIVKTIDLTKSFKNFKAVKGINLSVKKGRVYGFLGPNGAGKSTTIRMLLGLIKPTGGQVRMFGKDLQKNRMDILKRVGSMVEAPSYYGNLTAYENLQVSAELLELDYKYIDEVLEVVKLTEWKNRQASKFSLGMKQRLGIAQALISKPELLILDEPTNGLDPSGIHEIRGLIKRLPKLYNMTVIISSHNLSEIELVADDIGIINRGNMLFQGTLEELHSKSKGQICIGARDSRRLQDTLDSCGYEYRTEGKDVLLKPRGEDPEEILRQLVLKNNRVFKFVEVQKSLEEIFLDLTEGGEKL from the coding sequence ATGGAGGAAAATATTGTAAAAACCATAGATTTGACGAAAAGTTTTAAAAACTTTAAGGCAGTAAAGGGAATAAATTTATCTGTAAAGAAAGGAAGGGTATACGGATTTCTGGGTCCCAACGGGGCTGGAAAATCCACAACTATAAGGATGCTTTTGGGGCTTATAAAGCCTACAGGTGGACAAGTCCGTATGTTTGGCAAAGATCTTCAGAAAAACAGAATGGATATTCTGAAGAGAGTTGGGTCCATGGTGGAAGCGCCATCTTATTATGGAAATTTGACAGCCTATGAAAATCTGCAGGTATCGGCGGAACTTCTGGAACTTGACTATAAATATATTGATGAAGTTCTGGAGGTTGTGAAACTAACGGAGTGGAAAAATAGACAAGCTAGTAAATTTTCACTCGGCATGAAACAGAGACTTGGAATTGCCCAGGCACTCATATCAAAACCGGAACTTCTTATATTGGATGAACCCACCAACGGACTTGATCCCTCTGGAATCCATGAGATAAGGGGCCTTATTAAAAGACTTCCCAAGCTCTACAATATGACAGTCATCATATCCAGTCATAACCTGAGTGAAATTGAACTTGTAGCAGATGATATTGGAATTATAAACAGGGGAAATATGCTGTTTCAAGGAACTCTTGAAGAACTTCATTCAAAAAGCAAGGGTCAGATCTGTATAGGAGCCAGGGATTCCAGAAGGCTTCAGGATACACTGGACAGCTGTGGATATGAGTATAGGACAGAGGGCAAGGATGTTTTATTAAAGCCAAGGGGAGAGGATCCGGAGGAGATTTTAAGACAGCTGGTATTGAAGAACAATAGGGTATTTAAATTTGTGGAAGTGCAAAAATCCCTTGAAGAAATATTTCTTGATCTTACTGAAGGGGGAGAAAAACTATGA